One genomic window of Chiloscyllium punctatum isolate Juve2018m chromosome 23, sChiPun1.3, whole genome shotgun sequence includes the following:
- the rnf26 gene encoding E3 ubiquitin-protein ligase RNF26, producing the protein MADILIFLIRGLGRALDLLCFLLDLNFWLVSSVVAAVSGTMHLLLCLPGAVACLLALCCNLLGLLVLGAAELSYCALHFILNLVCSLLSVLFSLAESLKLVGHLLSYLSLRGREMLQRGFANAFSSGHLFLKQVWDAVGILVSLSAYFVNTFINLFLIGTQNLLSLVTMLWDPLVRVSDVFASILTYLSSSVLGNVILLWTPCQFVIEVLMSLTKLLVDIFLLNLYGLAITFVVISITTIYANPELILRITNQMTLYLSIAPSLQWIRRNIAHICGLVVATVQLMVNSETWQQIYSQQLHGLNPHYISNWPLDQRRQHQTDRNDNLEDRTITDQQLIIQLEQQIDPNPAQGNGNPLREQQLTMAETSVCGPEAGNGSLSSVAKPTGGKDNKNNVPVENNLWMLLKEQEERKKCVICQDQAKSVLLLPCRHLCLCQGCTAILLEQPVYQRNCPLCRQMILQTLDVYF; encoded by the coding sequence ATGGCTGACATTCTCATTTTCCTCATTCGCGGCCTGGGCCGGGCCCTGGACCTGCTCTGCTTCCTGCTGGACCTTAATTTCTGGCTGGTCTCCTCTGTGGTCGCGGCTGTCTCAGGTACCATGCATTTGCTGCTGTGTCTGCCCGGTGCCGTGGCGTGTTTGCTCGCCCTGTGCTGCAACCTGCTGGGGCTGCTGGTACTGGGGGCGGCGGAGTTGTCTTATTGCGCCCTGCACTTCATTCTCAACCTGGTGTGCAGTTTGCTGAGCGTGCTGTTCAGCCTGGCAGAAAGTCTGAAGCTGGTGGGTCACCTGCTTTCTTACCTGAGCCTGAGGGGACGGGAGATGCTGCAAAGGGGATTCGCCAACGCTTTCAGCTCCGGTCACCTCTTTCTCAAGCAGGTGTGGGATGCTGTGGGGATCCTGGTTAGCCTGTCTGCATACTTTGTCAATACCTTCATCAACTTGTTCCTCATTGGAACCCAGAACCTCCTTTCTCTTGTCACAATGCTGTGGGACCCCTTGGTAAGAGTATCGGATGTCTTTGCTTCAATTCTCACCTATTTGTCAAGCAGTGTCCTTGGCAATGTGATCCTGCTGTGGACACCGTGCCAGTTTGTCATTGAAGTCCTGATGTCCCTCACCAAACTGTTGGTTGACATTTTTCTCCTGAATCTGTATGGGTTGGCAATCACTTTTGTTGTCATCTCCATCACCACAATATATGCAAATCCAGAGTTAATATTGAGGATTACTAATCAGATGACTCTATACTTGAGCATTGCACCAAGTCTTCAGTGGATCAGGAGAAATATTGCACATATCTGTGGGTTAGTAGTGGCTACTGTGCAGCTGATGGTCAACTCTGAGACGTGGCAGCAAATATACAGTCAACAACTACATGGTTTGAACCCTCATTATATCAGTAACTGGCCTCTTGACCAAAGAAGGCAGCACCAGACTGATCGTAATGACAACTTGGAGGATCGAACAATCACAGACCAACAACTAATTATCCAGTTAGAACAGCAAATAGATCCCAACCCAGCCCAAGGAAATGGTAATCCTCTAAGGGAGCAACAGTTAACCATGGCTGAGACATCTGTATGTGGACCAGAAGCTGGCAATGGATCTTTGTCTTCAGTAGCAAAACCAACAGGTGGCAAAGACAATAAGAACAATGTTCCTGTGGAAAACAATCTTTGGATGCTTTTGAAGGAGCAAGAAGAACGGAAAAAATGTGTTATTTGTCAGGACCAAGCAAAATCTGTGTTGTTGCTCCCATGCCGACACTTGTGCCTCTGTCAAGGTTGCACAGCTATTCTCTTGGAGCAGCCCGTCTACCAACGCAACTGCCCACTTTGCCGCCAGATGATCCTACAAACATTGGATGTGTATTTCTGA